A section of the Oncorhynchus gorbuscha isolate QuinsamMale2020 ecotype Even-year linkage group LG06, OgorEven_v1.0, whole genome shotgun sequence genome encodes:
- the LOC124037058 gene encoding protein FAM78B — protein sequence MGCIQSITCKSRIKRENIVVYDVSATIDHCPTIIEENSPIVLRYKTPYFKASARIVMPPIPRNETWVVGWIQACTQMEFYNTYNDIGMSSWELPELCEGLVRAISDSDGVSYPWYGNTTETVTLTGPTSKPSRFTVSMNDNFYPSVTWAVPISDSNLPLLTRIKRDQSFTTWLVALNTATREKILLQTVKWRMRVDILVDPSMPLGSRATLMGRTHQDQPRVLTRMEPIPPNALGRPNANDAQVLMWRPRKGPPLVVIPPK from the exons ATGGGCTGCATACAGAGCATCACCTGTAAGTCGCGCATCAAACGTGAAAACATAGTGGTCTACGACGTTTCAGCCACTATCGACCACTGCCCAACAATCATTGAGGAGAACTCGCCTATAGTGTTGCGCTACAAGACGCCCTATTTCAAGGCCTCTGCACGGATAGTGATGCCCCCTATTCCCCGTAATGAGACTTGGGTGGTGGGTTGGATCCAGGCATGCACCCAGATGGAATTCTACAACACCTACAACGACATCGGCAT GTCTAGCTGGGAGCTACCAGAGCTGTGTGAGGGTCTTGTGAGGGCCATCAGTGACTCAGATGGGGTGAGCTACCCCTGGTACGGCAACACCACCGAGACGGTCACCCTGACGGGGCCCACCTCCAAGCCCTCTCGCTTTACCGTCAGCATGAACGATAACTTCTACCCCAGTGTGACCTGGGCAGTGCCCATCAGCGACAGCAACCTTCCCCTTCTCACCCGCATCAAGAGGGACCAGAGCTTCACCACATGGCTGGTGGCCCTCAACACGGCCACGCGGGAGAAGATCCTGCTGCAGACGGTCAAGTGGCGGATGAGGGTGGACATCTTGGTGGACCCCTCCATGCCCCTGGGCTCCAGAGCCACCCTGATGGGCCGGACGCACCAGGACCAGCCCCGCGTCCTAACCCGCATGGAGCCTATCCCCCCCAACGCCCTGGGGAGGCCCAACGCCAATGACGCCCAGGTGCTGATGTGGAGGCCCAGGAAGGGCCCGCCTCTGGTGGTTATCCCTCCTAagtag